Proteins from one Sander lucioperca isolate FBNREF2018 chromosome 16, SLUC_FBN_1.2, whole genome shotgun sequence genomic window:
- the npvf gene encoding pro-FMRFamide-related neuropeptide VF, with the protein MAPAVNVLITVFLSALLILGGLGVPAASDLQVYGKSIHSDTTLLSINDGRRTVSKQPHHQTKSEIHRSLDLNSFNVHVTPAPSKISLPTFIKLHPPKIKPSHLHANMPMRFGRESIPDNDKEPKSTPNMPQRFGRSWEVIRMCAECPDVREALNPVLPQRFGRSGPYWSLLRTLANAPLVNSGMHWADVFDFQASSEEVEIREKTFKG; encoded by the exons ATGGCTCCTGCTGTCAACGTGTTGatcacagtgtttctgtcagCGCTCCTGATCCTGGGAGGTCTTGGAGTGCCAGCAGCATCTGACTTGCAGGTCTATGGGAAGTCAATCCACAGTGATACAACTTTGCTGAGCATCAATGATGGAAGACGCACTGTGAGCAAACAGCCACACCATCAG ACAAAAAGTGAAATCCACAGGAGTTTGGATCTTAACAGCTTCAATGTACATGTGACCCCCGCCCCCAGCAAAATCAGCCTCCCAACTTTCATCAAGCTCCACCCGCCCAAAATCAAACCTTCCCACCTGCACGCCAACATGCCCATGCGCTTTGGAAGAGAGAGTATTCCTGATAATGACAAGGAACCAAAATCGACCCCCAACATGCCCCAGAGGTTTGGGCGGTCCTGGGAGGTGATTCGAATGTGTGCGGAGTGCCCTGATGTCCGAGAAGCACTGAACCCAGTGCTGCCTCAGAGATTTGGGAGAAGCGGCCCATACTGGAGCCTTCTTAGGACTCTGGCCAATGCACCGTTAGTAAACTCTGGCATGCACTG GGCTGACGTTTTTGACTTTCAAGCCAGCTCAGAAGAGGTGGAGATACGGGAAAAGACTTTTAAAGGATGA